The region ATTTTTGCAAATTTAAAATTATTTTGCTAATGCTGCTTTAGCTGCTGTTGCAACTGTTGTAAATGCTGCTGCATCATTCATTGCCATATCAGCTAATATTTTTCTATCTAGTTCAATTCCAGCTAATTTAACACCGTTCATGAATCTTGAATAGTTGATATCATTTAATCTACAAGCTGCATTAATTCTGATAATCCATAGCTTTCTAATATCTCTTTTTTTCTGTCTTCTATCTCTGTATGCGTATACTAAAGATCTTTCTAATTGTTCTTTTGCTTTTCTAAAGTGTTTGCTTCTACCTGCGAAGAAACCTCTTGCCGCTTTTAGAACTTTTTTATGTCTTCTTCTTCTAACTATACCAGTTTTAACTCTAGGCATTTTATTCCTTTCTTAACCATATATTTTGTTTAATATTGGTGTCGGCTATTGCCGAACTTGTCCACATACTTGTGGAGGGACTTGTAATTAAATTTCTTTAATTACGCTTTACACAACATTCTTCTAACTCTTGTAGCATCAGTGCTATCAATAGTTTGAGGTCCTCTTAATGCCACTTTTCTTTTTCTTGACATTTTTGTTAAGATGTGACTTCTAAATGCTGAACCACATTTAATTGAACCATTTTTTTTCACTTTAAATCTTTTTAAAGCTCCACTAACTGATTTCATTTTAGGCATGGATTTCTCCTTTCTTAAATTTGCATTCTTCTTCGATATTAGAAAAAGTTTGTGATTATAGTAAAAATAAGCTTTAGATAAGTTTAAGTTAGTTTGAAGTTTTTGT is a window of Arcobacter sp. F2176 DNA encoding:
- the rplT gene encoding 50S ribosomal protein L20, with protein sequence MPRVKTGIVRRRRHKKVLKAARGFFAGRSKHFRKAKEQLERSLVYAYRDRRQKKRDIRKLWIIRINAACRLNDINYSRFMNGVKLAGIELDRKILADMAMNDAAAFTTVATAAKAALAK
- the rpmI gene encoding 50S ribosomal protein L35; this translates as MPKMKSVSGALKRFKVKKNGSIKCGSAFRSHILTKMSRKRKVALRGPQTIDSTDATRVRRMLCKA